The DNA window GAATGTGCAACTGAAAAAACTATTTGAAAAAGAGGTAGCAGTATTTGAGATTCTGGAAATAGCAGATGAAAATCTTATGAATCGTATTGGAGGAGATATTTTAGATGTTGAAACAGCATATTCAGCTAAACATGATATTCTTGATTACTATTCATTAAGTAAGTTTGCAAATTATTGTCGTGATTTAGATTATGAAGATTTAGTTGAAGTAATCAAAAACTACTTAAAGGTAAAGAACGAGTTTAATGAAGATGAATGTAGCCTGAGATTGTTGTATCATAATGAACAAGATAAGTATTATCTAAGAGCTGTTACTTCTAAGGATGGATATAGAGATTATGGAATTAACTTTTCTGTCTTAGTAGCTTTAATAGCGTTAAATAAATATGTAGAAGATAATAATGAGGAAATCTTTATAAACACTTGTGTTGTTGACGACTCTACGGTATATATATCTTTTCAGTTAACAAATAGCATTGCTTTAAACGAAAATCTTTCATTGAGATTTAGTTTAATTTTAGAAAATGATGAAATTAAAAGGAATGCAGTATCTTTTAACGGAATGTTTACTTTAACATTTAGAGATAATAACAGGGAAAGTGAAATTTTTCTAAAGCCGAAAGGTATGAAATCTGATGAAAACTCTTTTGTTTCAGACTTACTAACTTATAAACATAGTGGGGGAATTGAGAATGTCAAAGAGAAAATAGAAAAATTGCCAGAACTTATAAAGGAATATATTGAACAAGTCGGCAATGATGCAAAAAAGATTGTGGATATTGAAAACCCTAACGATGTAAAAACTCTTATTGCTAATAAAGTTAAATATTCAAAAAAACCTGAATTTAAAATTTATAAAGAAAAAGTGTTCAATAAATTAATGAGTATTAATGTTGATAATGTTTTTGCTTTATTTGAATTGTTAAGAAATGTTGAGGACTTATTCGAGCACACGGATGTTATTTCTAAAGATTTTTGGAGAACAAAACTATATGAATCATTAACTGAAAAAAAATAGAATATTCCCTAAAACGCCCCCTTTGAAAATTGCAATGCTTGAAAGTACTATAAATAAAGGGAAAAATAAAGAATATTCGAGCCCAGGTGGGACCACGATAAAATTAGACACTTACAGCGATGTGAGTGTCTTTTTTTATGTTATTGCAAGAAAAGTTGTAATGATCATGATCAAATCAATATTATACTCTAAGGGAAGTCTTCAAAAACAGGGAAGTTTACCGATGCCCCCCATTTTATAACTTATAAATAAATATACATGAAAACCTTCGATGAAGACTTTAATTATTTTAGACAGAATTATACATTTGAAAGAATGTTTCTTAGGGAAACATTTTCATCCAAAAGAAAAGATTGGCTTTTATTGATTCCTATGATTTGTGTGTTTGCAGGTTGTGTTTTTATTTGTTTTAATTTTTGGATTTGGGGACTGATATTAGCAATATCTAGCTTTTTGGTTTTCTTTTATTATGTTATTCTTGTAAAGACTAAACAGGCTAAGATAGAATTAGAAAAGAATAATTTACCTTTTTCAAAATCATTTTACAAATGGAAGTTACCTGATCATGATGGAATGAGAATAAGAAAAGTAGCAGAGTTTTACACAGATACCAATAATGATATTATTGTAAAAAGAATAAATATGGCGAAGGAAAAAGTGAAAGCAGATAGAAATGAAATATTCATGGATATTCAAAGCATTGTAAGCTTTTTTGGGAAAAATTTTATAACGCTTTTTCTAGGCTTTTTCATTGGACAATACAGTAAGTCTAATTATTCTACAGAGAATTTTGAAGCACTAATGTCGATAATAAAAGTACTGTTCTTCTTTGGTTTGATGATCGCTCTGATGTGGGTGTTTTTTGTTAAAAAGAATTATACTGATTTAAATGAAAATAATAATAAGCAGTATCACGACTATATTTTTGTAATGGAAAATGTTTTATTGATGAGGATGTAGAACTTTTCAAGTTTTCTCAAAATATTGCATTAAACATCCGTTTAAAAAACCATAAAAAATAATTAAAACTCAGTTAACAGTCTTCTTACTCAGATCCCGTTGCTTTGCAGAAAAGTAATGATGGAAAATAACAACAAGTTCAACAGAAGAAGATTTCTTAAAAACTCACTATTAGCAGCCGGAGGGATTTTTATCGCTCCCTTGATTGAAAGCTGTAGTGACGACTTTACCGGTGATACGGATACCGCTCCGGATGGTCTTAAAAATGCAGGGTTTGAAACCGGAGTCGCAAGTTTCGATCCCGGAGCTACAAATGTCATTATCTGGACAAGATATTCCGCTGGGGTAGATGCTGAGCTTACCTGGGAAATAAGTAAAAATAATACTTTTTCAGAAGTAATACGAAGAGGAAAAGCCAATGCAACAATCGTTAATGATTTTACCGTTGCCGTTGATATCCAGAATATTTCGTCAAATACAAAATTCTACTATAGATTTTATAACGTTAAAACCAAAGAAACCAGTGTTGTAGGAGAAACCCTTACCCTGCCATCGAAAACAGACTCCGTAAACGAGGTGAAAATGGCGGTAGTATCGTGTTCTAATTTTCCGGCAGGACTTTTTAATGTATATGGAGCTATCGCACAATCTGATGCCGATGTGGTAGTACATCTTGGAGATTATATTTACGAATATGCTCCCGGACAGTACGGAACCAATCCTTATACCAATCAGCTTGGAAGAGCGCACCAACCCGCAAGAGAAATTCTTAACCTCAGCGATTACAGAGAAAGATACAGACAATACAGGGGTGATAAAAACCTTCAGTTTCTTCACCAGAAAAAGCCATTTATCTGCGTATGGGATGATCATGAATTTGCCAATGATACTTACAAATCCGGAGCAGAAAACCATCAACCCGATGAAGGAGATTTCCAGGTGAGAAAAATGGCTGCCTTTCAGGCCTACAGTGAATATATTCCTCTTAAAACAGGAAAGGACCTGAAAATTTACAGAAGTTTCAATTTCGGAAATATTGTTTCCCTTTATATGATGGATACAAGAGTGATTGCAAGAGACAAGCAATTGGAATATTCAGATTATCTGGATAGTGCAGGGAACTTTAATCAGGTACAGTTCAAAGCGGATTTCTTAAGCACCGGCAGAAAGCTTATCGGTAACGAACAGATGACGTGGCTGGGATCACAGATTAATGCAGATACCGCAAAATGGAAAGTGTTGGGACAACAGATTTTGATGACCAAAATGATGGTTCCTGCCGAGCTTTTGATGCTTCTGAACCAGATTCTTGCCGAAATAAAAAAGCTGGGAAGTGCGCAGCCGGCTACGATGTTAGCTCTTCAAAATACAATTACTCAGCTGATTATCATTAAAACAAGACACAAACAGCAGGATCCAACCCTTACACCGCAGGAAATTGCAAGAGTTACAACAACTTTACCTTATAATTTAGATGCCTGGGACGGATATTTCATGGAAAGAGAACAATTGTATTCTATCCTGGCGGGAAAAAATGTAATCGTATTGGCAGGAGATACCCATAATGCCTGGCTTGGTAAACTGACAAATGTACAGGGAACCTTTATAGGAACAGAACTGGCCTGCAGTTCCGTTTCGTCTCCCGGGCTTGAAGGATATCTGGGCATTACTTCCGATCCTGCAAAAGCAATAGAACTTGCTCAGGCATTTACCCTTTTGATTGATGATCTCGATTATGCCAATCTTTATAAAAGAGGATACTTACACGTGAAGTTTACTACCGGAAGTTCGCAGGCAGAATGGAGGTTTGTAGATAATATCGTTTCAGAAACCTATAATACCAGTACAGAAAAAACATATACAATCTCATAGTTTCAAAACTCATATCTTAATTTCAATTTTGTACCAATAGAGCTGCAGCGCGCCACTGTAGCTCTTTTTTTTTGTTTTTATGATCTGTTTTTCATATCTTGAACCTATGCAAGAGGATATGAAAAACGAATTTTTACCATTAGAATCCAAACCATGGTGGATTATGACCTGGCTGATCAGGATCTTTACACCTGCCTTTTTACTGGCTATACTTTTAGCGTTTTTAATATTTCCTTTTCTGTTGACCGGTCATAAAGTCTTTTTTCCCATACTGGCTATATTTTATTATCCGACATTGATTTACATCGTGTATCGCCTGTTTCGGCACGGTAAAAAAGCTTTTAAAGAAAGGGTAACTAAAGTTCTGGTAGATGATAAAGGGCTCCACTATTATAAAATAGACGGAAGCACAGAAGAAATTCTTTACAGTCAGATTCAGGGATGGGCTCTCAACGATGTATATGATGTAGGCGTAAGCCAAAAAGTTAAGACATGGTTTATCAAAGTAAGATATGACGATGATGTCATTGAAGTTAATTTTGATATGATAGATCCAGGATTTACCTATTATGCCGGAAATACAAGAGCTCTCAGAAGAAAATTTGTTCAGGGAATAGTGTATTTCAGGCCAGATTTAAGAATAGATCCCTTTATATTTGATGCCTTCTATATCAATCCTGAAAACTTCCGTTTCAATGCCATGCAATATTGGAAAAGCATACTGGGTACTGTTGCCGTGATGTTGGTTTTGGGCACAGCATTAGCCTTTTTCATGCTGTGGTTGGTAAGGTGAGGCATTTCAAAACAATGTATCATTCATTCCTGAATTTGTTTCATAATGGATCCCTCAAATTATGTAACAACCATAAAACACTTTTTCTGAACAAAGAAGAAGAAAGTTTTCTTTTTTCAGGAGCTTTATCCTGCTATCCACTCATACTCCTCGCGCCCACACATGCCAGCTCTAAAGCCCTCAAACTCTCTGACGCCAGCTGCGGGGTACCCGTTGCTATCAGGGCTATGGGAATGGTGAGTAATGAGTAATGCCGGGCTTCTGACACAGAAAATGCTTGTCATCAAAATAAAAATCTGTCTAATCCGCGAGAGAAACTCGACAAACGAAAAGAGATTTAGCCCGAAAATTATCTCAACCCAAATTGATAACAATTGCTTATATTTATTCTTCTATTGAATTTAGAACCCCAAAAAATAGCTGATTGGGTTTAAAAATTAATTGAAAACAAAAGACAATGGTGGAAAATTTTATTTATTACTTAGGACTGGTTTTGGTCATTATAGGAGCCATTATGCTGGCCAATCGTTTAAAGGTCGCATATCCTATCATCTTAGTTATTGCTGGATTATTAATAAGCTTCATCCCCGGTTTGCCGGCCATGAAAATTGATCCCGAACTTATTTTTATCATATTTCTTCCCCCACTTCTATACGAAGCCGCTTTTGCTGTCTCCTGGAAGGAGTTGTGGAGGATGAGGCGAATTATCACCAGCTTTGCATTTATCGTCGTCTTTCTTACTGCGATATCGGTTGCTTTTATTGCCAATTCATTTATTCCCGGATTTTCACTGGCTCTGGGTTTTGTGTTGGGTGGTATTGTTTCACCACCCGATGCCGTAAGTGCAGGAGCGATTTTGAAATTTATAAAAGTTCCCAGGAATGTATCAACCCTTCTCGAAGGAGAAAGTTTATTCAATGACGCTTCCTCACTTATTATTTTCCGGTTTGCAATGGTTGCCGTAGCTACGGGGCAATTTGTATGGCAGGAAGCTGCTTTGAGTTTCGGCTGGATGATGTTTGGAGGACTGGGAATCGGTCTGCTACTGGCTTTTGTCTTTCTCGAAATTGAAAAAATATTTCCTACCGATGTCAATATGGATGCCATACTCAGTCTTGTAGCTCCTTACGTAATGTATATCGCAGCTGAAGAAGTTCACGCTTCCGGTGTACTGGCGGTAGTAAGTGGCGGTTTGTATCTTTCGATACGAAGGCATGAAGTCTTCAGAACTTCAGAATCCAGACTGAGAGGATCCAATGTCTGGGAAAGTTTTGTTTTTCTCATCA is part of the Chryseobacterium lactis genome and encodes:
- a CDS encoding alkaline phosphatase D family protein, which codes for MMENNNKFNRRRFLKNSLLAAGGIFIAPLIESCSDDFTGDTDTAPDGLKNAGFETGVASFDPGATNVIIWTRYSAGVDAELTWEISKNNTFSEVIRRGKANATIVNDFTVAVDIQNISSNTKFYYRFYNVKTKETSVVGETLTLPSKTDSVNEVKMAVVSCSNFPAGLFNVYGAIAQSDADVVVHLGDYIYEYAPGQYGTNPYTNQLGRAHQPAREILNLSDYRERYRQYRGDKNLQFLHQKKPFICVWDDHEFANDTYKSGAENHQPDEGDFQVRKMAAFQAYSEYIPLKTGKDLKIYRSFNFGNIVSLYMMDTRVIARDKQLEYSDYLDSAGNFNQVQFKADFLSTGRKLIGNEQMTWLGSQINADTAKWKVLGQQILMTKMMVPAELLMLLNQILAEIKKLGSAQPATMLALQNTITQLIIIKTRHKQQDPTLTPQEIARVTTTLPYNLDAWDGYFMEREQLYSILAGKNVIVLAGDTHNAWLGKLTNVQGTFIGTELACSSVSSPGLEGYLGITSDPAKAIELAQAFTLLIDDLDYANLYKRGYLHVKFTTGSSQAEWRFVDNIVSETYNTSTEKTYTIS
- a CDS encoding Na+/H+ antiporter, which encodes MVENFIYYLGLVLVIIGAIMLANRLKVAYPIILVIAGLLISFIPGLPAMKIDPELIFIIFLPPLLYEAAFAVSWKELWRMRRIITSFAFIVVFLTAISVAFIANSFIPGFSLALGFVLGGIVSPPDAVSAGAILKFIKVPRNVSTLLEGESLFNDASSLIIFRFAMVAVATGQFVWQEAALSFGWMMFGGLGIGLLLAFVFLEIEKIFPTDVNMDAILSLVAPYVMYIAAEEVHASGVLAVVSGGLYLSIRRHEVFRTSESRLRGSNVWESFVFLINGIVFLLIGLDLPEIMVGLHKEGISLSEAVGYGLLITAVLIIVRFLASFGALFTTLIMRNFINVADRDPGMKVPVLLGWTGMRGVVSLAAALSIPVIMENGQPFPHRDLILFITFIVILVTLILQGLTLPGLIKQLDLPESQGKLMSEEESEHFLRRGMRHVAFSYLNENYKDRRSENEYFNKLMDRWEQEDKEDSGHIMSAEAKEIYFETLEQQRIWLREENRRNPDIDEEFIRHYLTRLDLEEERLRI